The sequence CTAAAGCAAGTCATATTCTTATTGTTCCTAAAATTTCTGAGGAAACTCTTAATACTAAAAAAGATGAAATAGATGCAGTAAAAGAAAAACTAGCAAATGGTACAATAAATTTTGAAACTCTTTCAAAGGAAAATAAAGATGTCCTTCAAAGTGCTTTATTTTCTAAAATAGATGATGCAGGGTATATTCCAGGACTAGGGTATAATGAATCACTTACAAAATTAATATTTGATACTCCTATAAATAATGTTCAAACAGCTCTTATTGAAGATAAATTCTATATTATTAAGAAAATAAATGAAGTAAAATATAAAGCAGCTGATTTTGTTGAGTTAAAAGATAGAGTTAAAGAAGATTATCTTAATTCAAAAACTCAAGAAGAACTAAAAAAGCTTATTTAGGTAATTGATATACAAAAAGAGAATGACCTAAAATTTTATTTTGGGTTACTCTCTTTTTTATATTCTTATGGAAAAAAATTTGATTATTTCTAAAAAATGTATTATACTAAAGAATAACGGAAAAATATTTTCTGTGTTTTAATATAACTTTTTATTTCCAGAATAAAGATATGTATAAAAGGGAGAGCCTAATGAAGAAATTGAAAACTGAGCATAATAATGAAAATAAAACAGTGATTACAAGTGAGATATAGGTCTGAAGACATAGATATGCTGATAGAAAGCCTCAGAATAGAAGAGGTAGTTGGCGAATTTGTAGAACTGAAAAAATCGGGCTCAAGTTATAAGGGATTATGTCCTTTCCATCAAGATACCTCTCCTTCTTTTATGGTCAGTCCAAGTAAAAATATATGTAAATGTTTTGTTTGTGGGGCTGGGGGAAATCCTATAAAATTTTATTCTGAATATAAAAAGATAAGCTTTATAGAAGCTGTTGAAGAACTTTCTAAAAAATATGGAATACCTATAAAAGGAATCAGAAACAGCAGAAAAAATGAAGAGAATTATGAAAAATACTATAAAATAATGGAAGATGCTCACAGCTTTTTTAAGGAATATATTTTTTCTAATAGTGGAAGAGAGGCTATGGAATATTTGGTATCCAGAAAGCTCAATTCAAAAATTATAAAAGATAATGAATTGGGATTTGCTCCAAATAAATGGAATGAGCTCAATGATTATCTTGTCAGTAAGGGATATGAATTAAAAGATCTGATTGCTTTAGGCCTTGTAAAAGAGAGTGAAAATGGACAGTATGATGTATTCAGAAATAGAATTATATTTCCAATTTATTCTCCAGTAGGTAAAATAATAGCTTTTGGAGGAAGAACCCTTGAAAATAATAAGGAAATTCCTAAATACATAAATTCTCCAGATACACCTATTTTTAAAAAAGGGAAGAATCTATATGGACTGGAACGAGGAAGCATGATTAAGAAAAAAAATTATGCTATGCTCATGGAAGGATATATGGATGTATTATCAGGATATTTATATGGATTTGATGTAGCTTTGGCTCCTTTGGGAACAGCTTTGACTGAGGAGCAGGGAAAACTTCTAAAAAGATATACTTCTAATATAATACTTTCTTTTGACTCAGATGCAGCAGGACAGTCAGCAACTGAAAGAGCTGGAATGATATTGAAGGCATTAGGTTTTAATATCAGAGTTCTAGTTCTGGAAGGAGCAAAGGATCCTGATGAATATTTAAAACTGTATGGAAAAGAAAGTTTTTTAAAGTGTGTGAAAAATTCTGTTGAAATATTTGACTTCTTATTTAAATATTATTCTAAAGAATATGATCTTAGTAATATGATGTCTAAACAGAATTTTATAAATAGATTTAAAGAATTTTTTCAGAGTGTTGAGACTGATCTTGAAAAGAGCTTGTACTTAGACAAGTTATCTAAACAACTAAGCATTGAAAAAGATATACTTAAAGAGACTTTGGTAGTTAAAAATAGGAAAAAATCAAGGAAAGTAGAAGGAATTACAGAAGATATAAGTATATCAAAAGAAGAAACAGCAAGTAAATTAGAAGAACTAACACTTGGACTTATTATAGCTAAAAATGAATATTTTGAATATTTTAAAAATAAGAATATAAAAGGCTCTTTAACTAAAAAAATTTTTCAGTATCTTAAAGAAAAAGATGATGAATCAAATATAGTGAGAGAATTTAAAGATAGTGTTGAATTGACAATATCTGAAACAGAGGAATGGGAAATTATAATCTGTATGGTTATAAATGATTTTTCCAATGATGATAGAACAAATAAATTATTAGAAGAGATATTTATATCTTGGTTTAGGATAGAATTGAAAGAAAAACAAAAGAATAGAGAAAATATTAGTAAAACAATAGAGCTTAAAAGCATCGAATTAAAATTGAATGCAACTAATGATTTTTCAAAAATACTGGATATATATAAAGAATATGAGGAAATAGTTAATCTATAATTTTTTAGAGGAGGCTTCAAATAATGAGAGAGTTTATAAAAAATGAGAAGGTTCTTTCTTTAGTCAGAAAAGCAATGGAAAATAAGTTTATAACTTATGAGGAAATAAATGAAGAATTAAAGAGTGATTTTCCAGTAGAAAAAATTGATCAGCTAATAACAGGAATGATGGAACAAGGGATTGAGATTGTAAGACAAGAAGATTTGGAAAAAGAAAAAAAACTTGCAGCATCTTTAAAAAAAGATGAAGAACTTATTTCAAAAACTCAAAATAAAGAGGAGTTTTCTGATGAAGATGAAATAGATGATATTTTAGATGAAAGAACAGAAGATTTAGATGATTTTGAACATTTTAATCCAGAAGAATTGGAAGAAATAAGTGAAGATGAACTTGTAAGTGATGATTTGTTTAATCTTTCTGGGGATATGAAAGTTGATGAACCTATAAAAATGTATCTTCGTGAAATAGGACAGATACCATTGCTTAGTCATGATGAAGAACTGGAATACGCTAAAAGAGCCTTAGAGGGAGATGAATGGGCAAGTAAACAACTCATAGAAGCCAATCTCAGACTGGTTGTAAGTATAGCTAAAAAGCATACCAATAGAGGACTTAAACTTCTTGATCTTATTCAAGAAGGAAATATAGGCTTAATGAAAGCTGTTGAAAAATTTGAATATAGCAAAGGATACAAATTTTCTACATATGCTACTTGGTGGATAAGACAAGCTATAACAAGAGCTATTGCTGATCAAGGTAGAACAATAAGAATTCCAGTACATATGATAGAAACTATAAACAAAATAAAAAAAGAAGCAAGAATTTATTTGCAAGAAACAGGTAAAGATGCCACTCCAGAAGTTTTAGGTGAAAGACTAGGGATGGAAGTAGATAAAGTAAAAGCTATTCAAGAGATGAATCAAGATCCTATATCTCTTGAAACTCCAGTAGGAAGCGAAGAAGATAGTGAATTAGGAGACTTTGTAGAAGATCATAAAATGCTTAATCCATATGAACTTACAAATAGATCACTTCTTAGGGAACAACTCAATGGAGTATTGAATACTCTTAGCAGCAGAGAAGAAAGAGTTTTAAGATATAGATATGGATTAGATGATGGTTCACCTAAGACATTAGAAGAAGTAGGGAAAATATTTAAAGTGACAAGAGAGAGAATAAGACAGATAGAAGTAAAAGCTTTAAGAAAACTTAGACATCCAAGCAGAAGAAAAAAATTAGAAGATTTTAAAGTATAAAAATTTGAGGGAGCCCCAAGAGATAAATAGAGTTATTTGGGGATTCCCTCATTTTTGCCTGCAAATATTATGGAGGGAATATGCAAATATTAAGTGTCAAAGAACTGGAAAAAGAAATAATTGGTAATTATAAAGATGATGATGATTTTAGAGAATTTTTAGATGAGAATTCAGGTAAAGAGTTGAAGTTTGACAGTCATCATACTGGTTCAAAGGAACCTGAGGATATAAATGAATTCGCAGAGGAAACTGTCATTGATTATCTGGAAGAACTTTCCAATATGGAAGTGATAAGTGATTATGAAGAAGATAATTATTTGAAAGATATAAGGGAATCAGATAAAGAAAAGATAATAGTAAAAAATCTTAATGAAGTAGCTTCTATAGCCTTTAATTATGTAAAAATAGGAATAGGATACATGGACATAGTACAAGAAGGAACAGTTGGACTGATAAAAGCTATTGATTATTTTGATTCTGATAAAAATGGAGATTTTAAAAATTATTCTAAATATTGGATAGCAAGAGAAATTATATTGTATATAGAAAATAAAGTGGAAGATATTAGAAATGAATTTAAAAATTTCTTTAGGAGAAAAAAAGATAATTTTGGAAAAATGCATGAACATGATCATAGAGAGGAGTATCATGATGAAGTACATTTAAAAGAAGAGGATCTTCTTCCTACACTAGAGGCTATTGAGAAAAAGGAAAAAATGGTAGAGAAAAAAATAGATTTTTTTACTTTAGAAAATAGATTAGGTGAGAAACAAATAGAAGTTTTAAATTATTATTTTGGATTTGGGAAAGATAAGAGATATTCTATCTTTGAAATTGAAGATATTTTAAAATTAGAAAATGGGCAGGGAGAAGAATTATTTCAAAGTGCTCTTCTGATACTTTCAACAGTAGAAGGGAAGATGTTTTTATGATAACTAAAAAGATAATAAATTTTCTAGAGGAAAAATATCCTAAAGATAATGCTGAAGAATGGGATAATGTAGGATTGTTAGTTGGTGATAATAATAAAGATATAAAAAAAATTCAGATATCTATAGATGCTACAGAAAAAGCTATAGATTATGCAGTTAAAAATGAAATAGATATGATAATAACTCATCATCCTCTGATATTTAAACCATTAAAATCTATTGTAATGTCTGAACTTCCTGGAAGGAAAGTTATAAAACTTATAAAGAGTGGAATAAATTTATATTCTATTCATACTAACCTTGATTCTTCAAAATCTGGTTTGAACGACTATATTCTTGAATTGCTTGAAATAAAAGAATACAAGATAATAGATATAAATGAAAATGATGAAATGGCAGGAATAGGAAGAATTTATTCTTTAGATAATAAAATAACTATTTCAGAATATGCTGATTTTATTAAAGAAAAAATGAAAATAAAAAATGTAAGAATAATAAGTAGTGATATAGAAACAAATATAAAAAAAATAGCTTTAATCAATGGTTCTGGAATGAGTTATTGGCGAAAAGTAAAGTCTTTAGGAGCAGAACTTTTTATAACTGGAGATATAAGTTATCATGATGCATTAGATGCTAAAGAAGCTGGATTAAATCTTATAGATATTGGACATTTTGAAAGTGAGAATTGCTTTTCAGAACTTTTAAAAGAAAAATTAAGAGAGATGGGATTAGAAATATCAATATTTAATGATGGTCCTATTTTTGAAAATTATTAAGGAGAAAAATTGTGAAAAAAACTTTTTTTATAATAGGAATATTAACAATATTTAATACTTCTTTTGCCAGACTCAATGACAATTTAAAAATTTTTTCTCAAGATGAAAAAATAAAAGTAGAAAGTAAAATAACTGAATTGGAAGATAAGAGGAAACTTCACATATATGTGAATACACTTCCAACAGATGAAGGGTTCAGTGTAGAAGATCCAGAAAAAATTATCATATTAAATATAAAAAAAGATGATTCTGGAAAAGGGAAAATTGAATTAAGTTTTTCAAAAGATATAAATGTAGAAGAATATCAAGAAAGAATAAATCTTGTCTTAGAAAATGCTGAGAATACTTTATCAAAAGGGGAAGCTGGAAATTATGCTATAGAAATTTTAGATGGAATAGATGGAGTGCTGGATAAAGTCAATGTGGAAGAGCCAATAGTTATAGAAGAAGAAATTATTAATGAAGAAAAAAATTCATTTTTTATAGGAATGGGTATT comes from Fusobacterium sp. and encodes:
- the dnaG gene encoding DNA primase, translating into MRYRSEDIDMLIESLRIEEVVGEFVELKKSGSSYKGLCPFHQDTSPSFMVSPSKNICKCFVCGAGGNPIKFYSEYKKISFIEAVEELSKKYGIPIKGIRNSRKNEENYEKYYKIMEDAHSFFKEYIFSNSGREAMEYLVSRKLNSKIIKDNELGFAPNKWNELNDYLVSKGYELKDLIALGLVKESENGQYDVFRNRIIFPIYSPVGKIIAFGGRTLENNKEIPKYINSPDTPIFKKGKNLYGLERGSMIKKKNYAMLMEGYMDVLSGYLYGFDVALAPLGTALTEEQGKLLKRYTSNIILSFDSDAAGQSATERAGMILKALGFNIRVLVLEGAKDPDEYLKLYGKESFLKCVKNSVEIFDFLFKYYSKEYDLSNMMSKQNFINRFKEFFQSVETDLEKSLYLDKLSKQLSIEKDILKETLVVKNRKKSRKVEGITEDISISKEETASKLEELTLGLIIAKNEYFEYFKNKNIKGSLTKKIFQYLKEKDDESNIVREFKDSVELTISETEEWEIIICMVINDFSNDDRTNKLLEEIFISWFRIELKEKQKNRENISKTIELKSIELKLNATNDFSKILDIYKEYEEIVNL
- the rpoD gene encoding RNA polymerase sigma factor RpoD, whose amino-acid sequence is MREFIKNEKVLSLVRKAMENKFITYEEINEELKSDFPVEKIDQLITGMMEQGIEIVRQEDLEKEKKLAASLKKDEELISKTQNKEEFSDEDEIDDILDERTEDLDDFEHFNPEELEEISEDELVSDDLFNLSGDMKVDEPIKMYLREIGQIPLLSHDEELEYAKRALEGDEWASKQLIEANLRLVVSIAKKHTNRGLKLLDLIQEGNIGLMKAVEKFEYSKGYKFSTYATWWIRQAITRAIADQGRTIRIPVHMIETINKIKKEARIYLQETGKDATPEVLGERLGMEVDKVKAIQEMNQDPISLETPVGSEEDSELGDFVEDHKMLNPYELTNRSLLREQLNGVLNTLSSREERVLRYRYGLDDGSPKTLEEVGKIFKVTRERIRQIEVKALRKLRHPSRRKKLEDFKV
- a CDS encoding sigma-70 family RNA polymerase sigma factor, translating into MQILSVKELEKEIIGNYKDDDDFREFLDENSGKELKFDSHHTGSKEPEDINEFAEETVIDYLEELSNMEVISDYEEDNYLKDIRESDKEKIIVKNLNEVASIAFNYVKIGIGYMDIVQEGTVGLIKAIDYFDSDKNGDFKNYSKYWIAREIILYIENKVEDIRNEFKNFFRRKKDNFGKMHEHDHREEYHDEVHLKEEDLLPTLEAIEKKEKMVEKKIDFFTLENRLGEKQIEVLNYYFGFGKDKRYSIFEIEDILKLENGQGEELFQSALLILSTVEGKMFL
- a CDS encoding Nif3-like dinuclear metal center hexameric protein, which encodes MITKKIINFLEEKYPKDNAEEWDNVGLLVGDNNKDIKKIQISIDATEKAIDYAVKNEIDMIITHHPLIFKPLKSIVMSELPGRKVIKLIKSGINLYSIHTNLDSSKSGLNDYILELLEIKEYKIIDINENDEMAGIGRIYSLDNKITISEYADFIKEKMKIKNVRIISSDIETNIKKIALINGSGMSYWRKVKSLGAELFITGDISYHDALDAKEAGLNLIDIGHFESENCFSELLKEKLREMGLEISIFNDGPIFENY